One window from the genome of Breoghania sp. L-A4 encodes:
- a CDS encoding transketolase: protein MTSAKANSLQSKAHWVWRETLAIHRRAPETRIASSLSPIEIFVALYYGGVLNFDPSEPLAEGRDRCIISKGHGSICMYPILADLGFFDEAELQRVCQSGGILGGIPDPIIPGYETVNGSLGHGLGVAAGSALALNRKGGDQQVFVITGDGELHEGACWEAIMFASHHGLDRLNLIVDDNRTSMLAHTEDVVSHGVLDERLKSFGWDARIVDGHDVEAVQEALQAMKSAHNGKPKALIAKTIKGRGVPGLENEPLAHILAPKADVLDKLLETSK from the coding sequence ATGACGAGCGCTAAGGCCAACTCTCTCCAGAGCAAGGCGCATTGGGTCTGGCGGGAAACGTTGGCGATTCATCGCCGCGCGCCGGAAACCCGGATTGCATCGTCGCTCTCGCCCATCGAGATCTTTGTCGCGCTCTACTATGGCGGCGTGCTGAATTTCGATCCGTCCGAGCCATTGGCGGAAGGTCGCGACCGCTGCATCATCAGCAAGGGGCACGGCTCGATCTGCATGTATCCGATCCTGGCGGATCTGGGCTTCTTCGATGAAGCGGAGCTGCAGCGGGTGTGCCAAAGCGGCGGCATTCTGGGTGGCATTCCCGATCCCATCATCCCCGGCTATGAGACAGTCAATGGCTCGCTCGGACACGGGCTCGGCGTGGCGGCCGGTAGCGCGTTGGCCCTGAATCGCAAGGGCGGGGATCAGCAGGTTTTTGTCATCACGGGTGATGGAGAGCTGCACGAAGGTGCGTGCTGGGAAGCCATCATGTTCGCCAGCCACCATGGACTGGACCGGCTCAATCTGATCGTCGACGACAACCGCACCTCGATGCTGGCGCACACCGAGGACGTCGTCTCGCATGGCGTGCTTGATGAGCGTCTGAAGAGTTTCGGATGGGACGCGCGCATCGTGGACGGCCATGACGTCGAGGCCGTGCAGGAGGCCCTGCAGGCGATGAAGTCCGCGCACAACGGCAAGCCCAAGGCCTTGATCGCCAAGACGATCAAGGGACGCGGCGTGCCGGGTCTCGAGAACGAGCCGCTCGCGCATATCCTGGCGCCGAAAGCCGACGTTCTCGACAAGCTGCTGGAGACGTCAAAGTGA
- a CDS encoding aminotransferase class I/II-fold pyridoxal phosphate-dependent enzyme, whose product MTIKPIAMRDALLERIWRAMSEDDRIFVVTADFGSPVLDRVRADFPDRFINVGIAEQNLINVSAGLALEGFKVFAYAIAPFITMRCFEQLRVSLGLLSTVRPLNVNLIGVGAGYSYVVSGPTHQCYEDLTLMRALPNMRVLSSADHVTSGGFLEQCLENTGPKYIRLDAQVMPVVYTEETGGPDMARGYHVHRTGGKIALVATGYMLHSALAVAETLAGEGIDVGVIDLFDLTGFDEDALVHDIAGYAGLMTLEEGFRARGGMDARFFELIAQHKLAHAFRNIGVEGAIASSSAHGRSCTRRSASASRPLPRPRGSSPTNFPEHDALFRQTGCGMNKFPLMRNNISRADLDAVIDHLKQDDPILTNGRNCRAFEEAWSEWLGVKYSVFVNSGSSANLLSMTVLRHAFPEGGEIIVPPLTWVSDISSVLQAGFTPIFADIDPHTLGLDTDAVLARITDKTRAVFLTHAQGFDGLCDRLMAELKTRGIALVEDVCESHGATHNGRKVGSFGQMSNFSFYYAHHMSTIEGGMVCTNDPEIYQQARMLRSHGMVRESNDETTRERYKSAHPDLNPEFIFAFPAYNMRNTEIGAIMGLSQLKRLDANNVRREENLALFLDLIDGERYRKDFRREGSSNYAFNLILREADDVLMDRLMASLRDNGVEFRRGSAGGGNQLRQPYLRGIVPQDHHLSCPNAEHVHFYGMYIGNFPDLGLDEVRVLCDIINAV is encoded by the coding sequence GTGACGATCAAACCGATTGCGATGCGAGACGCGCTGCTTGAGCGCATCTGGCGCGCCATGTCCGAGGACGACCGCATCTTCGTCGTGACCGCCGATTTCGGCTCGCCGGTGCTTGATCGCGTCCGCGCCGATTTTCCAGACCGGTTCATCAACGTCGGCATCGCCGAGCAGAACCTGATCAACGTGTCGGCCGGGCTGGCGCTGGAGGGCTTCAAGGTTTTTGCCTATGCCATCGCGCCGTTCATCACCATGCGCTGCTTCGAGCAACTGCGCGTGAGCCTGGGGCTGCTGTCGACGGTGCGGCCGCTTAACGTCAACTTGATCGGCGTCGGCGCCGGCTACAGCTATGTGGTCTCCGGGCCCACGCACCAGTGCTACGAGGACCTGACCCTGATGCGCGCGCTGCCGAACATGCGGGTCCTTTCCAGCGCGGATCATGTAACGTCTGGCGGGTTCCTGGAACAGTGCCTGGAAAACACCGGCCCCAAATACATCCGGCTGGACGCCCAGGTTATGCCGGTGGTCTATACGGAAGAAACCGGCGGCCCGGACATGGCACGCGGCTACCACGTGCACCGCACCGGCGGGAAGATCGCCTTGGTCGCCACGGGCTACATGCTGCATTCAGCCCTGGCCGTGGCGGAGACGCTGGCGGGCGAGGGGATCGATGTTGGCGTGATCGATCTGTTCGATCTCACCGGTTTCGATGAGGACGCGCTTGTGCATGACATCGCGGGCTATGCGGGGCTGATGACGCTCGAGGAAGGTTTCCGGGCGCGCGGCGGAATGGATGCCCGGTTCTTTGAACTGATCGCGCAGCACAAGCTCGCCCATGCGTTCCGCAACATTGGCGTCGAGGGGGCTATCGCTTCGAGCTCGGCACACGGGCGGAGTTGCACGAGGCGGTCGGCATCGGCGTCCAGGCCGTTGCCGCGGCCGCGCGGCAGCTCGCCGACGAACTTTCCTGAACACGACGCTCTCTTCAGACAGACAGGTTGCGGAATGAACAAGTTTCCCTTGATGCGCAATAACATTTCCCGTGCGGATCTGGACGCGGTCATCGACCACCTCAAGCAGGACGATCCGATCCTGACGAACGGCCGCAACTGCCGCGCATTCGAGGAGGCATGGTCGGAATGGTTGGGCGTGAAATACTCGGTTTTCGTGAATTCCGGCTCGTCGGCGAACCTGCTGTCGATGACGGTTCTGCGCCACGCGTTTCCCGAAGGCGGCGAGATCATCGTGCCGCCGCTGACCTGGGTCTCCGACATCTCCTCGGTGCTTCAGGCGGGTTTCACGCCGATCTTCGCTGACATCGACCCGCACACGCTGGGGCTCGATACCGACGCGGTGCTGGCGCGGATCACCGACAAGACCCGAGCCGTGTTCCTGACGCATGCGCAAGGCTTTGACGGCCTGTGCGACCGGCTGATGGCTGAGCTCAAGACGCGCGGCATCGCGCTCGTGGAGGACGTTTGTGAGTCGCATGGGGCGACCCACAATGGCCGCAAGGTCGGCAGCTTCGGCCAGATGTCGAATTTCTCGTTCTACTACGCGCATCACATGAGCACGATCGAGGGCGGCATGGTCTGCACCAACGACCCCGAGATCTACCAGCAGGCCCGCATGCTGCGCTCGCACGGGATGGTGCGCGAATCCAACGACGAGACCACCCGCGAACGCTACAAGAGCGCGCACCCGGACCTCAATCCGGAATTCATCTTCGCCTTTCCCGCCTACAACATGCGCAACACGGAAATCGGCGCCATCATGGGGCTGAGCCAGCTCAAGCGGCTGGACGCCAACAACGTGCGCCGCGAGGAAAATCTTGCGCTGTTTCTCGACCTGATCGACGGCGAACGCTATCGCAAGGATTTCCGGCGCGAGGGCTCGAGCAACTACGCCTTCAATCTGATCCTGCGCGAAGCCGACGACGTGCTGATGGATCGCCTGATGGCGTCCCTGCGCGACAACGGCGTCGAATTCCGCCGTGGCAGCGCAGGCGGCGGCAACCAGCTCCGTCAGCCGTATCTTCGGGGCATCGTTCCGCAGGATCATCACCTGAGCTGTCCCAATGCCGAGCACGTGCATTTCTACGGCATGTATATCGGCAACTTCCCCGACCTCGGTCTCGATGAGGTCCGGGTCTTGTGTGACATCATCAACGCGGTATAG
- a CDS encoding sugar phosphate nucleotidyltransferase, which yields MSAAGPKLTTAIVLAGGLGTRLRSEVPDLPKAMAPVGDRPFLQHQLDFWIDAGIGRVILSVGYRRDVIINCFGDSYRNVPIEYAVEETPLGTGGGVLLASALLDPDQPFLLLNGDTFFDVSLDALARFHSSKRADLSVAVFHAGEAGRYGLAELDAENRVHALASIKAGVGDPANGGVYCLAPRILDPWREPSDRVISFENEILPGMLASGLRLYGMESPGWFIDIGLPADYRRALETIVRD from the coding sequence ATGTCGGCAGCCGGCCCCAAGCTCACGACGGCGATTGTCCTGGCCGGTGGTCTGGGCACGCGGTTGCGCTCGGAAGTGCCCGATCTGCCCAAGGCCATGGCGCCGGTCGGTGACCGGCCGTTCCTCCAGCATCAGCTGGATTTCTGGATCGATGCCGGCATCGGGCGCGTGATCCTGTCGGTGGGCTATCGCAGGGACGTGATCATCAACTGTTTCGGCGACAGCTACAGAAACGTGCCGATTGAATACGCCGTCGAGGAAACGCCGCTGGGCACCGGAGGCGGGGTGCTGCTGGCAAGCGCGCTGCTGGATCCGGACCAGCCGTTTCTGCTGCTCAACGGCGATACTTTTTTCGACGTCTCGCTGGACGCGCTCGCGCGGTTTCATTCCAGCAAACGGGCGGATCTGAGCGTCGCGGTGTTTCATGCCGGGGAGGCCGGGCGATACGGTCTCGCGGAACTCGACGCGGAAAACCGTGTTCACGCGCTGGCCTCGATCAAGGCCGGGGTGGGCGATCCGGCCAACGGCGGCGTTTACTGCCTGGCGCCGCGCATCCTCGATCCGTGGCGTGAGCCGTCGGATCGCGTGATTTCATTTGAAAACGAAATCCTGCCGGGCATGCTCGCAAGCGGCCTGCGGCTCTACGGCATGGAAAGTCCGGGCTGGTTCATCGATATCGGCCTGCCAGCGGACTACCGTCGCGCGTTGGAAACCATCGTCCGGGACTGA
- a CDS encoding NAD(P)-dependent oxidoreductase, translating into MTQRILVTGGAGYLGSTMVPDLLAAGHKVTVLDNFMYDQASLNHVCNNPNFKVVKGDIRVRETIAPLIAEADVIIPLAAYVGAPLCSADPVGAKTINHDAILMMLDLASKDQLILMPTTNSAYGSGEEGNFCTEDSPLRPISQYAIEKVAVEKVLMQHPNAVSFRLATVFGMSPRMRIDLLVNDFTYRAVKDRTVVLFESHFKRNYIHVRDVSRVFQHALANRDAMVGQIYNVGLSDANVSKLELCEHIKAEVPNFIYVEAQLGTDPDRRNYIVSNEKVEATGYKPQMSLSAGIRELLKGFTMLRNTRYGNV; encoded by the coding sequence GTGACGCAACGTATTCTCGTAACCGGCGGCGCCGGATATCTCGGATCAACGATGGTTCCCGACCTGCTGGCCGCCGGCCACAAGGTCACCGTCCTGGACAACTTCATGTACGACCAGGCGAGCCTGAATCACGTCTGCAACAACCCGAATTTCAAGGTGGTGAAGGGCGATATCCGGGTCAGGGAGACCATCGCGCCGCTGATCGCGGAAGCCGATGTGATCATCCCGCTGGCGGCTTACGTGGGGGCTCCGCTGTGCTCCGCGGACCCCGTCGGCGCGAAGACCATCAACCACGACGCGATCCTGATGATGCTGGACCTGGCGTCGAAGGATCAGTTGATCCTGATGCCCACGACGAACAGCGCCTATGGTTCCGGCGAGGAGGGCAACTTCTGCACCGAGGACTCGCCGCTGCGTCCGATCTCGCAATACGCGATCGAGAAGGTCGCGGTCGAGAAGGTGCTGATGCAGCATCCCAACGCGGTCAGCTTCCGGCTCGCGACGGTTTTCGGCATGTCGCCGCGCATGCGCATCGACCTGCTGGTCAACGACTTCACCTATCGCGCGGTGAAGGACCGGACCGTCGTGCTGTTCGAAAGCCACTTCAAGCGCAATTACATCCATGTGCGCGATGTTTCCCGGGTGTTCCAGCACGCGCTGGCCAACCGGGATGCGATGGTCGGTCAGATCTACAACGTCGGCCTGTCGGACGCGAACGTCTCCAAGCTCGAGCTTTGCGAGCACATCAAGGCGGAAGTGCCGAACTTCATCTATGTGGAAGCGCAACTCGGAACCGATCCGGATCGGCGCAACTACATTGTTTCCAACGAAAAGGTCGAGGCGACGGGCTACAAGCCGCAGATGTCGCTGAGCGCCGGCATCCGAGAACTGCTCAAGGGCTTCACGATGCTGCGCAACACGCGCTATGGCAACGTCTGA
- a CDS encoding AGE family epimerase/isomerase, with protein sequence MTDTQYMPDLHVAAARLTRWLFDEALPVWTRAGVNPGTGAFVEAIALEDGTPSSASHRGFVQPRQIYSVIEAGRLGWTGDWRAISTRALDWYLAHFLRDDGTIAHLVSADGAIESSRFDLYDQAFSMFALASAADAFPERRGRYEAAAEDLLKAVERGYRHPHAGFQESNPPSVPLRANPTCICWRRHSPGTRPAADPGGPRLPMRSWN encoded by the coding sequence ATGACCGATACGCAATACATGCCTGACCTGCACGTCGCCGCCGCACGTTTGACACGGTGGCTGTTTGACGAGGCTTTGCCCGTATGGACGCGCGCCGGCGTCAATCCGGGCACGGGCGCTTTCGTCGAGGCGATCGCGCTGGAGGATGGCACGCCATCGTCCGCGTCGCATCGCGGCTTCGTGCAGCCAAGGCAGATATATTCCGTCATCGAGGCCGGGCGGCTGGGCTGGACGGGCGACTGGCGGGCCATATCGACACGCGCGCTTGACTGGTACCTCGCCCATTTTCTGCGCGATGACGGCACGATCGCCCACCTCGTGAGTGCGGACGGCGCAATCGAGAGCAGCCGCTTCGATCTCTACGATCAGGCCTTTTCGATGTTCGCCCTGGCGAGTGCCGCGGACGCATTTCCGGAGCGGCGCGGGCGCTATGAGGCCGCGGCGGAGGACCTGCTGAAGGCGGTCGAGCGCGGCTATCGCCATCCGCACGCCGGGTTTCAGGAGAGCAATCCGCCCAGCGTGCCGCTGCGCGCAAACCCCACATGCATCTGTTGGAGGCGGCACTCGCCTGGGACGAGGCCGGCGGCGGACCCCGGTGGGCCGCGCTTGCCGATGAGATCATGGAATTGA
- a CDS encoding AGE family epimerase/isomerase, with product MHLLEAALAWDEAGGGPRWAALADEIMELMLDRFIDHSTGGLLELFDGHWRALANDADRHVEPGHQFEWAWLALRWARKRDRPDAIVAARRLFAIAEAHGICEDRKVAMLELNDDFTPRRRIARLWGQTEWLKAALKMARCSAGAEKEHYHAAALSAVKAMELYLTDTPKGLWRDKLEDTGAFVDEPAPASSLYHIVCAVSELVSACNVAVDS from the coding sequence ATGCATCTGTTGGAGGCGGCACTCGCCTGGGACGAGGCCGGCGGCGGACCCCGGTGGGCCGCGCTTGCCGATGAGATCATGGAATTGATGCTTGACCGGTTTATCGACCACAGTACAGGCGGTCTTCTCGAGCTTTTTGACGGCCACTGGCGTGCATTGGCAAACGACGCGGATCGTCATGTGGAGCCGGGGCACCAGTTTGAATGGGCATGGCTAGCGCTGCGGTGGGCGCGGAAGCGGGACCGTCCGGACGCGATTGTTGCCGCCCGGCGTCTGTTCGCCATCGCCGAGGCACACGGCATTTGCGAAGACCGCAAGGTCGCGATGCTGGAGCTGAACGACGATTTCACGCCGCGCCGGCGCATCGCGCGTCTGTGGGGTCAGACGGAATGGCTCAAGGCGGCGCTGAAAATGGCGCGATGCTCGGCCGGTGCGGAGAAGGAGCACTATCACGCAGCGGCACTGTCTGCCGTCAAGGCCATGGAACTGTATCTGACTGACACGCCCAAGGGGCTCTGGCGCGACAAGCTGGAGGACACGGGCGCGTTCGTGGACGAGCCCGCGCCGGCGAGCTCGCTCTATCACATCGTTTGCGCCGTATCGGAACTGGTGTCCGCTTGCAACGTGGCGGTGGACAGCTGA
- a CDS encoding GDP-L-fucose synthase translates to MDYPLAGKRVFVSGHRGMVGSAIVRRLEREDCEILTAGRSEVDLIRQSEVEAYLARTRPDCVIIAAAKVGGIMANSSYPADFLYQNMMIEANLVHGAHLADVNRLMFLGSSCIYPKFAEQPIVEESLLTGPLEPTNEWYAIAKIAGIKLCQAYRKQFGRSYISAMPTNLYGPNDNFDLTSSHVIPALMRKVHAAKVSGAPSVEVWGTGTPLREFMHVDDLADALAFLLARYDEAEHINVGYGSDTPIRELAETIMDVVGYEGEIAFDTSKPDGTPRKIMDSGKLHALGWTPRIDLKAGLAQVYEWYLANQPDADVAAQ, encoded by the coding sequence ATGGACTATCCGCTCGCGGGCAAGCGCGTCTTCGTGTCCGGACATCGCGGAATGGTGGGCTCGGCGATCGTCCGCAGGCTCGAGCGCGAGGATTGTGAGATCCTGACCGCTGGCCGCTCCGAGGTCGATCTGATCCGTCAGTCGGAGGTCGAGGCCTATCTGGCGCGAACCAGGCCCGATTGCGTGATCATCGCGGCGGCGAAGGTCGGCGGCATCATGGCCAACTCCAGCTATCCCGCGGATTTCCTTTATCAGAACATGATGATCGAGGCGAACCTGGTGCACGGTGCGCATCTGGCGGATGTGAACCGGCTGATGTTTCTCGGCTCAAGCTGCATCTATCCGAAATTCGCCGAGCAGCCGATCGTCGAAGAATCCTTGCTCACGGGCCCGCTGGAGCCGACCAACGAATGGTATGCGATCGCCAAGATCGCCGGCATCAAGCTGTGCCAGGCCTATCGCAAGCAGTTCGGGCGCAGCTACATCTCCGCGATGCCGACCAATCTCTACGGCCCGAACGACAATTTTGATCTGACCTCCAGCCATGTGATCCCGGCCTTGATGCGCAAGGTGCACGCGGCCAAGGTCTCCGGCGCGCCGAGCGTCGAGGTCTGGGGCACGGGCACGCCGTTGCGCGAGTTCATGCATGTGGATGATCTCGCCGACGCCCTGGCGTTCCTGCTGGCTCGCTATGACGAGGCGGAGCACATCAACGTGGGCTACGGATCGGACACGCCGATCCGCGAGCTGGCCGAAACCATCATGGACGTGGTGGGGTATGAGGGCGAGATCGCCTTTGACACGTCCAAGCCGGACGGCACGCCGCGCAAGATCATGGACAGCGGCAAGTTGCATGCGCTCGGCTGGACGCCGCGTATCGATCTGAAGGCGGGTTTGGCCCAGGTCTACGAATGGTACCTGGCCAACCAGCCGGATGCGGACGTCGCAGCGCAATAG
- the speD gene encoding adenosylmethionine decarboxylase — protein MSTHSALFKLGMDLEAPSTTHAEEQTHFVRDAVSADERKDHFVVKNGVKCAGTHLIIDLHDAENLDDLEHIEKTLVQCVETAGATLLHIHLHRFEPNGISGVAVLAESHISIHSWPENGYAALDVFMCGDAVPESCIEVLRTAFNPRSLVVEEILRGTGV, from the coding sequence ATGTCTACGCACAGCGCCCTCTTCAAATTGGGGATGGACTTGGAGGCTCCAAGCACCACCCATGCTGAAGAACAAACTCACTTCGTTCGCGACGCCGTGTCTGCGGACGAGCGCAAGGATCATTTTGTCGTCAAGAATGGCGTCAAATGCGCCGGCACGCATCTGATCATCGACCTGCACGACGCCGAGAACCTCGACGACCTCGAGCATATCGAGAAGACTCTGGTTCAATGCGTTGAAACGGCAGGCGCAACGCTTCTGCACATCCATCTGCACCGCTTCGAACCGAATGGCATTTCCGGGGTCGCGGTGCTGGCGGAGAGCCATATCTCGATTCACTCGTGGCCGGAGAACGGTTATGCGGCGCTTGATGTGTTCATGTGCGGCGATGCCGTGCCTGAAAGCTGCATCGAGGTCCTGCGGACGGCGTTCAATCCGCGCTCGCTCGTGGTCGAGGAGATCCTGCGCGGGACAGGCGTATGA
- the speE gene encoding polyamine aminopropyltransferase has product MTETRLYSETLHPGIRFSFEADRLLFEDKTEHQHLVLLENRLFGKVLLLDGVTQVTTADEFIYHEMMSHVPILAHGAATDVLIVGGGDCGLAEEVLKHASVERLVQVEIDAAVVEFSKQHFAEMNAPVFTDARFELVIADGVDYVKTTDKRFDVVIVDSTDPIGPGAVLFTRAFYAAVKKCLKPGGVLVTQNGVPFLQADELTASIGHFDALFADASAYVICVPTYIGGHMTLGWASDDADLRQLSVDTLRTRFDRAGLETRYYTPEVHAAAFALPRYIEDAVEAGKSGT; this is encoded by the coding sequence ATGACGGAGACGCGGCTCTATTCCGAGACACTGCATCCCGGCATTCGTTTCTCGTTTGAGGCGGACCGGCTGCTGTTCGAGGACAAGACCGAGCATCAGCATCTGGTGCTGCTGGAAAACAGGCTCTTCGGCAAGGTGTTGCTGCTCGACGGGGTGACCCAGGTCACCACCGCCGACGAATTCATCTACCACGAGATGATGAGCCACGTGCCGATCCTGGCGCATGGCGCGGCGACCGACGTGCTGATCGTCGGCGGCGGCGACTGTGGTCTGGCGGAGGAGGTGCTCAAGCACGCTTCCGTCGAACGCCTCGTGCAGGTCGAAATCGATGCGGCGGTGGTGGAGTTCTCCAAACAACACTTCGCCGAGATGAATGCGCCGGTCTTCACCGATGCCCGTTTCGAACTCGTGATCGCCGACGGCGTCGATTACGTGAAGACCACGGACAAACGGTTTGACGTCGTGATCGTCGATTCCACCGACCCAATCGGGCCCGGTGCGGTGCTGTTTACCCGTGCGTTCTACGCGGCCGTGAAAAAGTGCCTCAAGCCGGGCGGCGTTCTTGTGACCCAGAACGGCGTGCCGTTTCTCCAGGCTGACGAACTGACGGCGAGCATCGGTCACTTCGATGCGCTGTTTGCCGATGCATCCGCCTATGTGATCTGTGTGCCGACCTATATCGGCGGGCACATGACCCTGGGCTGGGCAAGCGATGACGCGGATTTGCGCCAGCTTTCGGTCGATACCTTGCGCACCCGCTTCGACCGGGCAGGGCTGGAGACCCGCTACTACACCCCCGAGGTGCACGCGGCCGCCTTCGCGCTGCCGCGCTACATCGAGGACGCGGTCGAGGCCGGCAAGTCCGGCACCTAG
- a CDS encoding IS481 family transposase translates to MNIHKNARLTPLRRGEMAQAVIEGRLSRAQAARVYGVSAKIVARWAERYRAEGPAGMVDRSSRPGRMPSATDPLLCERIIALRRQRWTGKHIAREVGVSPATVSRALRRAGLSRLKDLDPAEPVRRYERQHPGELIHIDIKKLGRFDRVGHRITGDRTGQSNSRGVGWEFVHVCIDDASRIAFSQILPDEKKHSAVAFLRAALAYYESLGVTVTRVMTDNGACYKSKAFAKACRDLGLKHIRTRPYTPKTNGKAERFIQTALREWAYAIAYPTSRHRAAELPIWLHRYNWHRPHGSLKSKTPISRLDLTEDNLLRLHI, encoded by the coding sequence ATGAACATCCACAAGAATGCCCGCCTGACACCGTTGCGTCGAGGGGAGATGGCCCAAGCGGTCATTGAAGGTCGTCTTTCCCGGGCCCAGGCGGCGCGGGTCTATGGCGTGTCGGCCAAGATCGTTGCCCGGTGGGCCGAACGCTACAGGGCGGAAGGCCCGGCCGGCATGGTCGACCGCTCCTCTCGGCCAGGCCGGATGCCCAGCGCAACCGATCCGCTCCTCTGTGAACGCATCATCGCCCTGCGCCGTCAGCGCTGGACAGGTAAGCACATCGCTCGGGAGGTCGGCGTGTCACCGGCCACCGTCAGCCGGGCGCTGCGGCGGGCAGGCCTCTCCCGGCTCAAGGACCTCGATCCGGCCGAACCGGTGCGCCGCTATGAACGCCAGCATCCGGGCGAGTTGATCCACATCGACATCAAGAAACTCGGTCGGTTCGACCGCGTCGGCCACCGCATCACCGGCGATCGCACCGGCCAGTCCAACAGCCGCGGTGTCGGCTGGGAGTTTGTCCATGTCTGCATCGACGATGCCTCGCGCATCGCCTTCAGCCAGATCTTGCCCGACGAGAAGAAACACAGTGCGGTCGCTTTCCTGCGCGCCGCGCTCGCCTATTACGAGAGCCTGGGCGTCACCGTCACCCGCGTCATGACCGACAATGGCGCCTGCTACAAATCGAAAGCCTTCGCAAAAGCCTGCCGCGATCTCGGCCTCAAGCACATCCGCACCCGACCCTACACGCCCAAGACAAACGGCAAGGCCGAACGCTTCATACAGACCGCGTTGCGGGAATGGGCCTATGCCATCGCCTACCCAACGTCACGCCATCGCGCAGCCGAACTGCCGATCTGGCTACACCGCTACAATTGGCACCGGCCACATGGCAGCCTAAAATCCAAAACACCGATCAGTCGACTCGATCTAACCGAGGACAACCTCTTGAGGCTCCACATCTAG
- a CDS encoding sugar kinase, protein MDALFIGQAYIDITFLTDRLPVGDEKTIAEDYAVSFGGNAVTAAFCCAKLGIAPDLICSQANDWLARMFLDMAAQYGISVHGRKVRESSLSFIMPKDGKRAIVRCRDDDFLHPFPTLNLDGCRALHVDGHLPDAALYYARACREAGVLTSLDGGAVRVNTDELLGYIDIAIVSERFCEQLGKPVGETLAYLKARGCRIGGVTLGERGMVWYDESGTTRDLPSLVVAKEKVIDTNGAGDVFHGAYVYSYLSDPEKSWHEHFRFARAASAHAIQHLGNEASLPSRENVLAAMSALTERPSESAA, encoded by the coding sequence ATGGACGCGCTGTTCATCGGACAAGCCTACATCGACATCACGTTCCTGACCGACCGCCTGCCCGTCGGCGATGAAAAGACCATCGCCGAGGACTACGCGGTGAGTTTTGGCGGCAACGCGGTCACCGCGGCGTTCTGCTGCGCCAAACTGGGCATCGCCCCGGATCTGATCTGCTCGCAGGCCAACGACTGGCTGGCGCGGATGTTCCTCGACATGGCGGCGCAATACGGGATCTCCGTGCATGGACGCAAGGTGCGCGAATCCTCCCTGTCCTTCATCATGCCGAAGGACGGCAAGCGCGCCATCGTGCGCTGCCGGGACGATGATTTCCTGCACCCCTTCCCCACGCTGAACCTGGACGGATGCCGCGCGCTGCATGTCGACGGGCATCTTCCCGATGCGGCGCTTTACTACGCCCGTGCCTGCCGGGAGGCGGGCGTTCTCACGTCACTCGACGGCGGGGCGGTGCGCGTCAACACGGACGAGCTGCTTGGCTACATCGACATTGCGATCGTGTCGGAGAGATTCTGCGAGCAGTTGGGCAAGCCGGTGGGCGAGACGCTCGCGTATCTCAAGGCGCGCGGATGCCGGATCGGCGGCGTGACCCTGGGTGAGCGTGGCATGGTCTGGTACGATGAAAGCGGCACAACCCGCGATCTGCCGTCGCTCGTCGTGGCCAAGGAAAAGGTCATCGACACCAATGGCGCGGGCGACGTGTTCCACGGCGCCTATGTCTATTCCTATCTCAGCGATCCGGAAAAATCGTGGCACGAGCATTTCCGATTCGCCCGGGCTGCCTCCGCCCACGCCATCCAGCATCTTGGCAACGAGGCCAGCCTGCCGAGCCGCGAAAACGTGCTCGCCGCCATGTCCGCCTTGACGGAACGCCCATCCGAGAGTGCCGCGTGA